The following are from one region of the Cyanobium gracile PCC 6307 genome:
- the secF gene encoding protein translocase subunit SecF: MTSVPSPRFRINRHRRLAWLGSGLACGLSLLGLALCWLNPAIGAPLRPGLDFTGGTQVQVERDCAPCKPVTPAEVREGLSRLTLPSTEGERPPSLGSASVQVLDGGRSLLLRLPALDADQSTALVGDLATRFGPLRSSGTSVNTIGPTLGSRLLRGSLISLLVSFVAISAYITFSYSGIFAGLALLCLAHDVLITCGLFAWLGLLQGIEVDSLFAVSLITIAGYSVNDTVVVYDRIREQRRTLGDLPLVDQVDVAVDATLTRSLYTSFTTLLPLVALIFFGGSTLFWFAVALTVGIAVGSWSSIGIAPTLLPVFSKR; the protein is encoded by the coding sequence ATGACCTCCGTCCCCTCCCCCCGCTTCCGCATCAACCGCCACCGGCGGCTGGCCTGGCTGGGCTCGGGGCTGGCCTGCGGCCTGAGCCTGCTGGGCCTGGCCCTCTGCTGGCTGAACCCGGCCATCGGGGCCCCCCTGCGGCCCGGCCTCGACTTCACCGGCGGCACCCAGGTGCAGGTGGAGCGGGACTGCGCCCCCTGCAAGCCCGTCACCCCCGCCGAGGTGCGAGAGGGCCTCAGCCGCCTCACCCTGCCGTCCACGGAAGGGGAGCGCCCCCCCAGCCTGGGCAGCGCCTCGGTGCAGGTCCTGGACGGCGGCCGTTCCCTGCTGCTGCGCCTGCCGGCCCTCGACGCCGACCAGAGCACGGCCCTGGTCGGCGACCTGGCCACCCGGTTCGGGCCGCTGCGCTCCAGCGGCACCTCGGTCAACACGATCGGGCCCACCCTCGGCTCCCGACTGCTGCGCGGCAGCCTCATCTCCCTGCTGGTGAGCTTCGTGGCGATCTCCGCTTACATCACCTTCAGCTACAGCGGCATCTTCGCGGGGCTGGCCCTGCTGTGCCTGGCCCACGACGTGCTGATCACCTGCGGACTGTTCGCCTGGCTGGGGTTGCTTCAGGGCATCGAGGTCGATTCGCTGTTCGCCGTCTCCCTGATCACGATCGCCGGCTATTCGGTCAATGACACGGTGGTGGTCTATGACCGAATCCGCGAGCAGCGCCGCACCCTCGGTGATCTTCCCCTGGTGGATCAGGTGGATGTAGCCGTGGATGCCACCCTCACCCGCTCGCTCTACACCTCGTTCACCACCCTGCTGCCCCTGGTGGCCCTGATCTTCTTCGGCGGCAGCACCCTGTTCTGGTTCGCCGTGGCACTCACGGTGGGCATCGCCGTCGGCAGCTGGTCGAGCATCGGCATCGCCCCCACCCTGCTGCCGGTGTTCTCGAAGCGATGA
- a CDS encoding GUN4 domain-containing protein: MLSGPPVSSTVDADQLLERFLTASARQRRSLLASLGQAGTALLDRIPDRLDRLDATGDDWAAGHLIQLLLASGDTVRQEALLARHPQGWLAVTSVAGIDYAPLQQHLMRQAFEEADRLTSDHLRQLAGEGAVRRGYVYYSEVAAMPAIDLTSLDRLWTCYSQGRFGFSTQARLLQACQGQWERLWPRLGWKTDGTWTRYPGSFQWTIEAPEGHMPLINQLRGVRLMDALLQHPAIQARLEEAAAGRPR, from the coding sequence ATGCTCTCCGGTCCTCCGGTTTCCAGCACCGTCGATGCCGATCAGCTGCTGGAGCGCTTCCTTACAGCCTCGGCCCGCCAGCGCCGCAGCCTGCTGGCCAGCCTCGGTCAGGCCGGCACCGCCCTGCTGGATCGGATCCCAGACCGGCTTGACCGCCTCGATGCCACCGGAGACGACTGGGCCGCCGGCCACCTGATCCAGCTGCTGCTGGCCTCCGGTGACACCGTTCGCCAGGAGGCCCTGCTGGCCCGCCATCCCCAGGGCTGGCTCGCCGTCACCAGCGTCGCCGGGATCGACTACGCGCCGCTGCAGCAGCACCTGATGCGGCAGGCGTTCGAGGAGGCCGACCGGCTCACCAGTGACCACCTGCGTCAGCTGGCCGGCGAGGGGGCCGTGCGCCGGGGCTACGTCTATTACAGCGAGGTGGCGGCCATGCCCGCCATCGATCTCACCAGCCTTGACCGCCTCTGGACCTGCTACTCCCAGGGGCGCTTCGGCTTCTCCACCCAGGCCCGGCTGCTGCAGGCCTGCCAGGGGCAGTGGGAACGCCTCTGGCCCCGGCTGGGCTGGAAGACCGACGGCACCTGGACCCGCTACCCAGGCTCCTTCCAGTGGACGATCGAGGCCCCCGAGGGCCACATGCCCCTGATCAACCAGCTGCGGGGGGTGCGCCTCATGGACGCCCTTCTGCAACATCCCGCCATCCAGGCGCGCCTGGAGGAGGCAGCGGCGGGGCGCCCGCGTTAG
- a CDS encoding AI-2E family transporter: protein MKFGQWLGLIALLAALVLLWSLRDALILLFAAVVLAMALCTLVGAIRERIGVARPLALLLALLLVILVVLIVATVVIPPFISEFRQLVLQVPRAWDELLKLLRQTLEGASQMLYGRRDGSLDWIKSTLSVPTSLPPDLLGRLGGGAIGLVGVAGNLGAGLLQTLFVVAVSLMVAAQPTAYREAMLLLAPSFYRRRLRQVLVACGTALSSWMVGVLISSLCVGLLAAIGLSLLGVKLVAANALLAGLLNIIPNVGPTLSTIFPMSVALLDAPWKALAVLLVYVLIQNLESYVITPSVMQHQLQLLPGLTLTAQLLFTLLFGPLGLLLALPLAVCLQVLLRDVLIHDILDPWKRERRRT, encoded by the coding sequence TTGAAATTCGGCCAGTGGCTGGGCCTGATCGCCCTGCTGGCGGCGCTGGTTCTGCTGTGGAGCCTGCGTGACGCCCTGATCCTCCTGTTCGCGGCCGTGGTGCTCGCCATGGCCCTGTGCACCCTGGTGGGCGCCATCCGGGAGCGGATCGGCGTCGCCCGGCCCCTCGCCCTGCTGCTGGCCCTGCTGCTGGTGATCCTGGTGGTGCTGATCGTCGCCACGGTGGTGATCCCACCCTTCATCAGCGAGTTCCGTCAGCTGGTGCTGCAGGTGCCGCGGGCCTGGGACGAGCTGCTCAAGCTGCTGCGCCAGACCCTCGAGGGTGCCTCCCAGATGCTCTATGGCCGCAGGGATGGCAGCCTGGACTGGATCAAATCGACCCTGTCGGTACCCACCTCCCTGCCCCCCGATCTGCTGGGCCGGCTCGGTGGCGGTGCCATCGGCCTGGTGGGCGTGGCCGGCAACCTCGGCGCCGGTCTGCTCCAGACGCTGTTCGTGGTGGCCGTCTCCCTGATGGTGGCCGCCCAGCCCACCGCCTACCGGGAGGCGATGCTGCTGCTGGCCCCCTCCTTCTACCGGCGGCGCCTGCGCCAGGTGCTGGTGGCCTGTGGCACCGCCCTGAGCAGCTGGATGGTGGGGGTGCTGATCAGCTCCCTCTGCGTGGGCCTGCTGGCGGCGATCGGGCTGTCCCTGCTGGGCGTGAAACTGGTGGCGGCGAACGCCCTGCTGGCCGGCCTGCTCAACATCATTCCCAATGTGGGGCCCACGCTTAGCACCATCTTCCCGATGTCGGTGGCCCTGCTGGATGCCCCCTGGAAGGCCCTGGCCGTGCTCCTGGTGTACGTCCTGATCCAGAACCTCGAGAGCTACGTCATCACCCCTTCGGTGATGCAGCACCAGCTGCAGCTGCTGCCCGGCCTCACCCTCACCGCCCAGCTGCTGTTCACCCTGCTGTTCGGCCCCCTCGGCCTCCTGCTGGCCCTGCCGCTGGCGGTCTGCCTCCAGGTGCTGCTGCGGGATGTGCTGATCCATGACATCCTCGATCCCTGGAAGCGGGAACGGCGGCGGACATGA
- the psb28 gene encoding photosystem II reaction center protein Psb28, translated as MAAAIQFFRGVDETVVPDIRLTRSRDGRTGQATFVFEEPEALAPQSVGDITGMFMLDEEGEMVTREVKARFVNGKASALEATYTWKSTADFERFMRFAQRYADGHGLGFAGQGDEPAEEAQEEV; from the coding sequence ATGGCCGCCGCCATTCAGTTCTTCCGCGGGGTGGACGAGACGGTCGTGCCCGACATCCGCCTGACCCGCTCACGGGATGGCCGCACCGGCCAGGCCACCTTCGTGTTCGAGGAGCCCGAAGCCCTGGCGCCCCAGTCGGTGGGGGACATCACCGGCATGTTCATGCTGGATGAGGAGGGCGAGATGGTGACCCGGGAGGTGAAGGCCCGCTTTGTCAACGGCAAGGCCAGTGCCCTGGAAGCCACCTACACCTGGAAGAGCACCGCCGACTTCGAGCGCTTCATGCGCTTCGCCCAGCGTTACGCCGACGGCCACGGCCTCGGCTTCGCCGGCCAGGGCGACGAGCCGGCCGAGGAGGCTCAGGAGGAGGTTTGA
- a CDS encoding ATP-binding protein, with the protein MQLRWADYITPSTLQLAPLVELLLEPIGCALRQAELQLGLQEALVNAVRHGNGCDPGKCLRIRRIVTPRWVIWQVQDEGPGLPAHARQACLPCQEDAPSGRGLFLIHHCFDDVRWSGRGNRLQLAARRAAVSARGQDSPDR; encoded by the coding sequence ATGCAGCTCCGCTGGGCCGATTACATCACCCCCTCCACCCTGCAGCTGGCCCCGCTGGTGGAGTTGCTCCTTGAACCCATCGGCTGTGCCCTGCGCCAGGCGGAGCTCCAGCTCGGTCTCCAGGAGGCCCTGGTCAATGCGGTGCGGCACGGCAACGGCTGCGATCCGGGCAAGTGCCTGAGGATCCGGCGGATCGTCACGCCGCGCTGGGTGATCTGGCAGGTGCAGGACGAGGGCCCCGGCCTGCCCGCCCATGCCCGCCAGGCCTGTCTGCCCTGCCAGGAGGATGCCCCCTCCGGCCGGGGCCTGTTCCTCATTCACCACTGCTTCGACGACGTGCGCTGGAGCGGTCGCGGCAACCGGCTGCAGCTGGCGGCCCGGCGGGCGGCGGTCAGCGCCCGTGGGCAGGACAGCCCGGATCGCTGA
- a CDS encoding DUF3082 domain-containing protein: MTDERPAPPPRKGPLSFLSGAITSGLLAWLSLGVSQRVVGWYVTHPPHFDSAFAQSIATAMKTLMVGMCFLATFTFAFIGLGLFLVFIRSLWSAEAESPS, encoded by the coding sequence ATGACCGACGAACGCCCCGCCCCGCCGCCGCGCAAGGGACCCCTCAGCTTCCTCTCCGGTGCCATCACCAGCGGCCTGCTGGCCTGGCTGAGCCTGGGGGTGAGCCAGCGGGTGGTGGGCTGGTACGTGACCCACCCGCCCCACTTCGACTCGGCCTTCGCCCAGAGCATCGCCACCGCCATGAAGACGCTGATGGTGGGGATGTGTTTCCTGGCCACCTTCACCTTCGCCTTCATCGGCCTGGGGCTGTTCCTGGTGTTCATCCGCAGCCTTTGGTCGGCCGAGGCCGAATCCCCTTCCTAA
- a CDS encoding AI-2E family transporter: MKARTLLGALALVALLLLLWELRWVLLILFGAVVLAVALDVPTSLLRRLTPLNRGASLSLVLLLLLTIGWLLANLLLPELIDQVRQFSQLVPELIQRLGKVVPSTPLLRDLERQLAEGTLWDRLQPLGGQLLGVAGGAANSTIQLLLMLLLAILMALDPASHQRLLIAATPRFYRPRMQELLGECREALGGWLAGMTISGTVVFVTTWAGLALLQVPLALLSGLVCGLLTFVPTIGPTAATLLPLAVALLISPAKVVQVLVLRLLLQNGEAFLLTPLLLSRTVNLLPTVALMAQLSLGALLGLPGLLLALPLVVVLQVVCEEVLVRDVMDRWDLA; this comes from the coding sequence ATGAAGGCACGCACCCTGCTCGGGGCCCTGGCCCTGGTGGCGCTGCTGCTGCTGCTATGGGAACTGCGCTGGGTGCTGCTGATCCTCTTCGGCGCCGTGGTGCTGGCGGTGGCCCTCGATGTGCCCACCAGCCTGCTGCGGCGGCTCACCCCCCTGAACCGGGGGGCCTCCCTGTCGCTGGTGCTGCTGCTTCTGCTGACGATCGGCTGGCTGCTCGCCAATCTGCTGCTGCCGGAACTGATCGACCAGGTCCGCCAGTTCAGCCAGCTGGTGCCCGAACTGATCCAGCGGCTCGGCAAGGTGGTCCCCAGCACCCCCCTGCTGCGGGACCTGGAGCGGCAGCTGGCCGAGGGAACCCTCTGGGACCGGCTGCAGCCCCTGGGCGGCCAGCTGCTCGGCGTGGCCGGCGGCGCCGCCAACAGCACGATCCAGCTGCTGCTGATGCTGCTGCTGGCGATCCTGATGGCCCTCGATCCCGCCAGCCACCAGCGGCTGCTGATCGCCGCCACGCCCCGGTTCTACCGGCCGCGCATGCAGGAGCTGCTGGGGGAATGCCGTGAGGCCCTCGGGGGCTGGCTGGCGGGGATGACCATCTCGGGCACGGTGGTGTTCGTCACCACCTGGGCCGGCCTGGCCCTGCTGCAGGTGCCCCTGGCCCTGCTCAGCGGCCTGGTGTGCGGCCTGCTCACCTTCGTGCCCACCATCGGGCCCACCGCCGCCACCCTGCTGCCCCTGGCCGTGGCCCTGCTGATCTCGCCGGCCAAGGTGGTCCAGGTGCTGGTGCTGCGGCTGCTGCTGCAGAACGGCGAGGCCTTCCTGCTCACCCCGCTGCTGCTGAGCCGCACCGTCAACCTGCTGCCCACGGTGGCGCTGATGGCCCAGCTGAGTCTGGGGGCCCTCCTGGGGTTGCCCGGCCTGCTGCTGGCCCTGCCCCTGGTGGTGGTGCTGCAGGTGGTCTGCGAAGAGGTGCTGGTCCGGGATGTGATGGACCGCTGGGATTTGGCCTGA
- a CDS encoding allophycocyanin subunit beta, translating into MRDAITGLIGRYDQLGRYFDRNAIDRIDSYFAQAEVRLAAVELINREAATIVREAAQRLWLEDPELLLPGGNAYTTRRLAACLRDMDYFLRYASYALVADDFTILDERVLNGLDDTYKSLGVPTGPTVRSIALLGEVIAEMLADAGMADTGLVRAPFEHLCRGLSSSNVRAR; encoded by the coding sequence ATGCGAGATGCCATCACTGGTCTGATCGGTCGCTACGACCAGCTGGGCCGCTACTTCGATCGCAACGCGATCGATCGGATCGATTCCTATTTCGCCCAGGCGGAGGTGCGGCTGGCCGCTGTCGAGCTGATCAACCGGGAAGCCGCCACCATCGTGCGGGAGGCGGCCCAGCGCCTCTGGCTGGAGGACCCCGAACTGCTGCTGCCCGGTGGCAATGCCTACACCACCCGGCGCCTGGCGGCCTGCCTGCGCGACATGGATTACTTCCTGCGCTACGCCAGCTACGCCCTGGTGGCCGATGACTTCACCATCCTCGACGAGCGGGTGCTCAACGGTCTCGACGACACCTACAAGAGCCTGGGGGTGCCCACCGGTCCCACCGTCCGCAGCATCGCCCTGCTCGGTGAGGTGATCGCCGAGATGCTGGCCGATGCCGGCATGGCCGACACCGGCCTGGTGCGGGCTCCCTTTGAACACCTCTGCCGCGGCCTCTCCTCCAGCAATGTCCGGGCCCGCTGA
- a CDS encoding DUF6439 family protein: protein MDPLRSDRPVEAPAVPAGSSSTAASAVPASRSWPAEALPLAERLHRQLSIGDREWHALKRQRPRRAAEQLAAALVQLLAADDPAVTAPTDGRLRAMALLENAQAWLRAEISDPGCPAHGR from the coding sequence ATGGATCCACTTCGGTCCGATCGTCCAGTGGAAGCCCCCGCCGTTCCAGCCGGATCGTCCTCGACGGCCGCCTCCGCCGTCCCGGCGAGCCGTTCCTGGCCCGCCGAGGCCCTGCCCCTGGCCGAGCGCCTGCACCGCCAGCTCAGCATCGGCGATCGGGAGTGGCACGCCCTGAAGCGTCAGCGCCCCCGGCGGGCCGCCGAACAGCTGGCGGCGGCGCTGGTGCAGCTGCTCGCCGCCGACGACCCCGCCGTCACGGCGCCCACCGACGGCCGCCTCCGCGCCATGGCCCTGCTGGAGAACGCCCAGGCCTGGCTCCGGGCTGAGATCAGCGATCCGGGCTGTCCTGCCCACGGGCGCTGA
- a CDS encoding pyruvate dehydrogenase complex E1 component subunit beta gives MAETLLFNALREAIDEEMARDPHVCVMGEDVGHYGGSYKVTKDLFEKYGELRVLDTPIAENSFTGMAVGAAMTGLRPIVEGMNMGFLLLAFNQISNNMGMLRYTSGGNYTIPAVVRGPGGVGRQLGAEHSQRLEAYFHAVPGIKIVAVSTPTNAKGLMKAAIRDNNPVLFFEHVLLYNLSEDIPEGDYICALDQAEVVREGKDVTMLTYSRMRHHCLKAVEQLEAEGVDVELIDLISLKPFDMETIARSIRKTHKVVVVEECMKTGGIGAELIALITEHCFDDLDARPVRLSSQDIPTPYNGNLENLTIIQPHQIVAAAHDLKAGRR, from the coding sequence GTGGCTGAAACTCTTCTGTTCAACGCCTTGCGCGAAGCCATCGACGAGGAGATGGCCCGCGACCCCCATGTCTGTGTCATGGGAGAGGACGTGGGCCACTACGGCGGCTCTTACAAGGTCACCAAGGATCTGTTCGAGAAGTACGGCGAACTGCGGGTGCTGGACACCCCCATCGCCGAGAACAGCTTCACCGGCATGGCCGTCGGCGCCGCCATGACCGGCCTGCGGCCGATCGTGGAAGGCATGAACATGGGCTTTCTGCTGCTTGCCTTCAACCAGATCTCCAACAACATGGGGATGCTGCGTTACACCAGCGGCGGTAACTACACGATCCCGGCGGTGGTGCGCGGGCCCGGCGGCGTCGGCCGCCAGCTCGGAGCCGAGCACAGCCAGCGCCTTGAGGCCTACTTCCATGCCGTGCCCGGCATCAAGATCGTGGCGGTGAGCACCCCCACCAATGCCAAGGGCCTGATGAAGGCCGCCATCCGCGACAACAATCCGGTGCTCTTCTTCGAGCACGTTCTTCTCTACAACCTCAGCGAGGACATCCCCGAGGGCGACTACATCTGCGCCCTCGACCAGGCCGAGGTCGTGCGTGAAGGCAAGGACGTCACCATGCTCACCTATTCCCGCATGCGCCACCACTGCCTCAAGGCGGTGGAGCAGCTGGAGGCCGAGGGGGTCGATGTCGAGCTGATCGACCTGATCAGCCTCAAGCCCTTCGATATGGAGACCATCGCCCGCTCGATCCGCAAGACCCACAAGGTGGTGGTGGTGGAGGAGTGCATGAAGACCGGCGGCATCGGCGCCGAACTGATCGCCCTGATCACCGAGCACTGCTTCGACGACCTGGATGCCCGGCCGGTGCGCCTCTCCTCCCAGGACATCCCCACCCCGTACAACGGCAATCTGGAGAACCTCACCATCATTCAGCCCCACCAGATCGTTGCCGCGGCGCACGATCTGAAGGCGGGTCGACGCTGA
- the ispE gene encoding 4-(cytidine 5'-diphospho)-2-C-methyl-D-erythritol kinase, with product MADVTVRAPAKINLHLEVLGLRPDGYHELAMVMQSIDLADTMVLRTTADDTIRLRSDSRELPSDGTNLIVRAAELLRSRVGLPELGVDITLHKRIPIGAGLAGGSSDGAAALAGLDALWGLALGRERLHGLAAELGSDMPFCLEGGTQLCFGRGERLEPVPAAGAPGQALLLIKHPQASVSTPWAYGRCRDLRGDFYLDAEEDFEQRRQALRQGPLVAALAGRGPLPHLRNDLQAVVEPEVESIRAGLELLRSGPGALAVAMSGSGPSLFALHPDLATAEAAREALAEPLEALGFDTWCCRCGGSGVSLVTDGSAP from the coding sequence ATGGCAGATGTGACGGTGCGGGCCCCCGCCAAGATCAACCTGCACCTGGAGGTGCTGGGTCTACGGCCGGACGGCTACCACGAGCTGGCGATGGTGATGCAGAGCATCGACCTGGCCGACACGATGGTGCTGCGCACCACCGCCGACGACACGATCCGGCTGCGCAGCGACAGCCGCGAGCTGCCCAGCGACGGCACCAACCTGATCGTCAGGGCGGCCGAGCTGCTGCGCTCCCGGGTGGGCCTGCCGGAACTGGGGGTGGACATCACGCTGCACAAGCGCATCCCCATCGGCGCCGGCCTGGCAGGGGGCTCGAGCGATGGGGCCGCCGCCCTGGCAGGCCTCGACGCCCTCTGGGGCCTGGCCCTGGGCCGCGAGCGGCTGCATGGCCTGGCGGCCGAGCTGGGATCGGACATGCCCTTCTGCCTGGAGGGCGGCACCCAGCTCTGCTTCGGCCGCGGGGAGCGGCTCGAGCCCGTCCCGGCGGCAGGGGCGCCCGGCCAGGCGCTGCTGCTGATCAAGCATCCCCAGGCCAGCGTCTCCACCCCCTGGGCCTACGGCCGCTGCCGGGACCTGCGGGGCGATTTCTACCTCGACGCCGAGGAGGACTTCGAACAGCGGCGCCAGGCCCTGCGTCAGGGCCCCCTGGTGGCGGCCCTGGCCGGCCGGGGCCCGCTGCCCCACCTGCGCAATGACCTGCAGGCGGTGGTGGAGCCGGAGGTGGAGAGCATCCGCGCTGGCCTCGAGCTGCTGCGCAGTGGCCCGGGGGCCCTGGCCGTCGCGATGAGCGGCTCGGGGCCGAGTCTGTTCGCGCTGCACCCGGATCTGGCCACGGCGGAGGCGGCCCGGGAGGCCCTGGCGGAGCCGCTGGAGGCCCTGGGCTTCGACACCTGGTGCTGCCGCTGCGGCGGATCCGGTGTCAGCCTGGTGACGGATGGATCCGCACCATGA
- a CDS encoding glutamine synthetase family protein, translating to MVTSAQDVLRRLGDDGIERIDLKVTDLAGRWQSISLEAHHFGEGAFLHGLALDGLLLHPDPATAWIDPFLSPRSLSLIAAVEGPPDGAGRLRHCPRTLATRALALLAGSGLADAARFGTESGYFLFQELTSRADDLGCGCRVAPGGAIPEALHSELGLTLAALGIRARLPLQRAAGPLQHLTLASDDPLRAADALMVSRYVVRNVARRHGWSATFLPRPSLDATCAGLAVHQSLWRVGHPLFAGEGTYGELSQTARWYLGGLLRHGPSLAAFTNPGTNSYRRLGSGPQAPSRLAYARHDSATVVAIPEPDGDPGRRRLVLRQADGLANPYLAFSAILLAGLDGVRHQIDPGPPADREPAHRPGDQPAALPADLGAALAALAADHDYLLVGDVFSRELLDDWIALKHSDVEALEQRPHPLEFVGEASA from the coding sequence ATGGTCACCTCCGCCCAGGACGTCCTGCGCCGCCTCGGGGACGACGGCATCGAGCGCATCGACCTCAAGGTGACGGACCTGGCGGGGCGCTGGCAGTCGATCAGCCTGGAGGCCCATCACTTCGGGGAGGGGGCCTTCCTGCACGGCCTGGCCCTCGACGGCCTGCTGCTCCACCCCGACCCGGCCACCGCCTGGATCGACCCCTTCCTCTCGCCCCGGAGCCTGAGCCTGATCGCCGCGGTCGAGGGGCCGCCCGACGGCGCTGGGCGCCTCCGCCACTGCCCCCGAACCCTGGCAACCCGCGCCCTGGCTCTGCTGGCGGGCAGCGGACTGGCGGATGCCGCCCGCTTCGGCACCGAGTCCGGCTACTTCCTGTTCCAGGAGCTCACGTCCCGGGCCGACGACCTCGGCTGCGGTTGCCGGGTCGCCCCCGGCGGCGCCATCCCGGAGGCGCTCCACAGCGAGCTGGGGCTGACCCTGGCGGCCCTGGGGATCCGGGCCCGCCTGCCGCTCCAGCGGGCGGCCGGTCCACTGCAGCACCTCACGCTGGCGAGCGACGATCCGCTGCGGGCCGCCGACGCCCTGATGGTGAGCCGCTACGTGGTGCGGAACGTGGCCCGCCGCCACGGCTGGAGCGCCACCTTCCTGCCCCGGCCCAGCCTCGACGCCACCTGTGCCGGCCTGGCGGTGCACCAGAGCCTCTGGAGGGTCGGCCATCCCCTGTTCGCCGGGGAAGGGACCTACGGGGAGCTGTCCCAGACCGCCCGCTGGTACCTGGGGGGGCTGCTGCGTCACGGCCCCTCCCTGGCCGCCTTCACCAACCCGGGCACCAACAGCTACCGACGGCTGGGAAGCGGGCCCCAGGCGCCGAGCCGGCTGGCCTATGCCCGCCATGACTCCGCCACCGTGGTCGCCATTCCCGAGCCCGACGGGGACCCCGGCCGCCGGCGGCTGGTGCTGCGCCAGGCCGACGGCCTGGCCAATCCCTACCTGGCCTTCAGCGCCATTCTGCTGGCCGGCCTCGACGGGGTGCGCCACCAGATCGATCCCGGCCCCCCCGCCGATCGGGAGCCCGCCCACCGTCCGGGCGATCAGCCTGCCGCGCTCCCCGCCGACCTGGGCGCCGCCCTGGCGGCCCTTGCCGCCGACCACGACTACCTTCTGGTCGGCGACGTCTTCAGCCGGGAGCTGCTGGATGACTGGATCGCCCTGAAACACTCGGACGTGGAGGCGCTGGAGCAGCGCCCCCATCCGCTCGAGTTCGTCGGCGAAGCCAGCGCCTGA
- the secD gene encoding protein translocase subunit SecD, translated as MGRQQGWFALILALTIASGALLANYGLQLGLDLRGGSQLTLQVMPAGAISRVDAEQLEAVKDVLERRINGLGVAESTLQAVGSDQLVLQLPGEQDPSQAARVLGSTALLEFRAQKPGTEQEMQGLLGLKRQAESVLRSKRPPSALDDPTATPPPTPSSLSAEDLAKALTSLGIQVPAGSSEVDQLELLLRETNRRILVLYGPPLITGKDLTSAGRQQQATGTGWEVTLGFNREGGEKFAALTQSIAGTNRVLGIVLDGRSISEASVGEQFKVAGITGGSASITGNFSAEEARDLEVQLRGGSLPLPVKIVEVRTVGPSLGAENIRSSLVAGLSGLALVAVFMAVVYRLPGMVAVLALSLYALFNLAIYALIPVTLTLPGIAGFILSMGMAVDANVLIFERIKEELRAGNTLIRSIDTGFSLALSSIIDGHVTGLISCAALFFLGTGLVKGFAVTLAIGLLLSLFTSLTCTRTLLRLLMSYPALRRPTYFLPARQLPPVRAGAAPAGAA; from the coding sequence ATGGGACGCCAACAGGGCTGGTTCGCCCTCATCCTCGCCCTCACCATCGCCTCCGGGGCCCTGCTGGCCAACTACGGCCTGCAGCTCGGCCTTGATCTCCGCGGCGGCAGCCAGCTCACCCTCCAGGTGATGCCGGCCGGGGCCATCAGCCGGGTGGATGCCGAGCAGCTGGAGGCCGTCAAGGACGTGCTGGAGCGCCGCATCAACGGCCTGGGTGTGGCCGAATCCACCCTCCAGGCCGTGGGCAGCGACCAGCTGGTGCTGCAGCTGCCGGGCGAACAGGATCCCAGCCAGGCGGCCCGGGTGCTCGGCAGCACGGCCCTGCTGGAGTTCCGGGCCCAGAAGCCCGGCACCGAGCAGGAAATGCAGGGCCTCCTGGGCCTCAAGCGCCAGGCCGAGTCGGTGCTGCGCTCCAAGCGGCCCCCCTCCGCCCTCGACGACCCCACGGCAACACCGCCACCGACACCGTCCTCCCTGTCGGCGGAGGACCTGGCCAAGGCGCTCACCTCCCTCGGGATCCAGGTTCCCGCCGGCAGCAGCGAGGTCGACCAGCTCGAGCTGCTGCTCCGGGAGACCAATCGCCGCATCCTTGTCCTCTACGGCCCTCCCCTGATCACCGGCAAGGACCTCACCAGCGCCGGCCGTCAGCAGCAGGCCACCGGCACCGGCTGGGAGGTGACCCTGGGCTTCAACCGGGAAGGGGGTGAGAAGTTCGCCGCCCTCACCCAGTCGATCGCCGGCACCAACCGGGTGCTAGGCATCGTCCTCGATGGCCGCTCGATCAGCGAGGCCAGCGTCGGTGAGCAGTTCAAGGTGGCCGGCATCACCGGCGGATCCGCCTCGATCACCGGCAACTTCAGCGCCGAGGAGGCCCGCGACCTGGAGGTCCAGCTGCGGGGGGGCTCCCTGCCCCTGCCGGTGAAGATCGTCGAGGTGCGCACCGTCGGCCCGTCCCTGGGGGCCGAGAACATCCGCTCCAGCCTCGTGGCCGGCCTGTCGGGCCTGGCCCTGGTGGCGGTGTTCATGGCCGTGGTGTACCGCCTGCCCGGGATGGTGGCGGTGCTGGCCCTGAGCCTCTACGCCCTGTTCAACCTGGCCATCTATGCCCTGATTCCCGTCACCCTCACCCTGCCGGGGATCGCCGGTTTCATCCTGTCGATGGGGATGGCGGTGGATGCCAACGTTCTGATCTTTGAGCGCATCAAGGAGGAGCTGCGGGCCGGCAACACCCTGATCCGCTCCATCGACACGGGCTTCTCCCTGGCCCTGTCCTCGATCATCGACGGCCACGTCACCGGCCTGATCAGCTGTGCCGCCCTGTTCTTCCTCGGCACCGGCCTGGTCAAGGGCTTCGCCGTCACCCTGGCGATCGGCCTGCTGCTCAGCCTGTTCACCTCCCTCACCTGCACCCGCACCCTGCTGCGGCTTCTGATGAGCTACCCGGCCCTGCGGCGTCCCACCTACTTCCTTCCCGCCCGCCAGCTGCCGCCCGTCCGGGCCGGCGCCGCCCCGGCGGGCGCGGCCTGA